A genomic window from Colletotrichum destructivum chromosome 7, complete sequence includes:
- a CDS encoding Putative stress responsive alpha-beta barrel, with protein sequence MAEQITRITLFKVPDEENQNKILALYRQMPQKALKDGKPYILSVKAGLAVADQRAQGFTVAAVSTFASKGDMDYYDNGCAAHQELKSIAKNAHQGFAMVFFPDRVEQQ encoded by the exons ATGGCTGAGCAAATTACAAGAATCACACTTTTCAAGGTTCCCGACGAAGAAAATCAGAACAAGATACTGGCACTTTACCGGCAAATGCCTCAAAAAGCCTTGAAA GATGGCAAGCCTTACATACTCTCTGTAAAGGCCGGTCTGGCCGTTGCGGATCAAAGAGCTCAGGGCTTCACTGTGGCAGCTGTGTCTACATTCGCATCCAAGGGAGACATGGACTACTACGATAATGGCTGCGCGGCACACCAGGAATTGAAGAGTATTGCAAAGAATGCTCACCAAGGCTTTGCCATGGTATTCTTCCCGGATCGGGTAGAGCAACAGTAG
- a CDS encoding Putative homogentisate 1,2-dioxygenase, rmlC-like cupin domain superfamily, rmlC-like jelly roll, protein MPATNFSTEDKYQYLNGFGSFHESEAIKGALPIGANSPQKAPFGLYAEKLSGTAFTAPRHENLQTWLYRIIPSASHTSFEPLKHNKPESGGKLHQIPNQLRWDPFDINLETDWISGLRKLGGAGDPTLKTGLGIFIFTAGRSMDSNVATYSSDGDMLIVIQHGVLDIKTEMGNLLVRPNEIVVIPRGIKYRVDLPSGPVRGYILELYQGHFVLPELGPIGSNCLANPRDFQVPTAAFDEDVTEWSIINKFNGDFFIAEQKHTPFDVVAWHGRYYPYKYDLGRFSVIGSISFDHPDPSIYTVLTGPSDHPGTAVADFVIFPPRWLVQEDTFRPPWYHRNTMSEFMGLICGDYDAKTGGGFRPAGASLHNVMSAHGPDASTFERASNTELKPQKIGEGSMAFMFESSLMIGVTDWGLETCQKVQKGYSEDSWTGLVSHFKRPE, encoded by the exons ATGCCGGCGACCAACTTCTCAACCGAGGATAAATACCAATATCTGAATGGTTTTGGTTCGTTCCATGA ATCAGAAGCCATTAAAGGCGCCTTGCCTATCGGTGCCAACTCGCCACAAAAGGCACCTTTTGGCCTGTACGCAGAGAAGCTTTCCGGCACAGCATTCACAGCGCCTCGACACGAGAACCTCCAGACATGGCTGTACCGCATCATCCCTTCTGCCTCTCACACTTCCTTCGAGCCACTAAAGCACAATAAGCCTGAGTCCGGCGGCAAGCTTCACCAGATCCCAAACCAACTACGATGGGATCCCTTCGACATCAACCTTGAGACAGACTGGATCAGCGGTCTGCGAAAAttgggcggcgccggcgatcCAACGTTGAAGACGGGGCTCGGTATCTTCATCTTTACAGCAGGCCGGAGCATGGACTCTAACGTGGCCACTTACTCCTCGGACGGCGACATGTTGATTGTTATTCAGCATGGCGTACTTGACATCAAAACTGAGATGGGCAACTTGCTCGTTCGCCCGAACGAGATCGTTGTTATTCCGCGGGGGATCAAGTACCGAGTCGATCTTCCCTCGGGTCCAGTGCGCGGATACATCCTCGAGCTGTATCAGGGCCACTTCGTCCTGCCCGAGTTGGGCCCCATTGGATCGAACTGCTTGGCGAACCCGCGAGACTTCCAGGTTCCCACTGCCGCATTTGACGAGGACGTGACTGAATGGTCAATCATCAACAAGTTCAACGGGGACTTCTTTATTGCGGAACAGAAGCACACCCCCTTTGACGTTGTGGCCTGGCACGGACGGTATTATCCTTACAAGTACGACCTGGGCCGCTTTTCCGTCATTGGGAGCATCTCCTTCGACCACCCAGACCCCTCTATCTACACCGTCCTAACAGGGCCTTCGGATCACCCAGGAACGGCTGTTGCTGACTTCGTCATCTTTCCGCCCCGATGGCTGGTACAGGAGGATACCTTCCGGCCCCCGTGGTACCACCGCAACACAATGTCCGAGTTTATGGGCCTCATATGCGGTGATTACGATGCCAAGACTGGAGGTGGCTTCCGCCCTGCCGGAGCCAGTCTGCACAACGTCATGTCCGCCCACGGGCCCGATGCGAGCACGTTCGAGCGCGCGTCCAATACCGAGCTGAAGCCGCAGAAGATTGGCGAGGGAAGTATGGCTTTCATGTTTGAGAGCTCTCTGATGATTGGCGTGACGGACTGGGGCTTGGAGACATGTCAGAAAGTCCAGAAGGGCTACAGCGAGGATAGTTGGACGGGTCTTGTGTCTCATTTCAAGAGGCCGGAATGA
- a CDS encoding Putative amino acid/polyamine transporter I, whose amino-acid sequence MDSNKVKTLEPLDTVDSIPGRVVAADEERLAQLGHQKELKRQFSLTTLGALCLYLMATWEATSTVIAQALLSGSQLRPPIAFDSYNYILHRLYFCIASSLGEIASIYSTAGGTCPYTNPFSKPNELGESNQRFPPGQYHWVAALSPPRSRCLAALTTGWVSVGGLIVFCASAAFAAGLQTQFLIIMNEDSYIPQRWQGLLFYLAILLYAGVMNIWGSQLLPHANMISDQGVIHVAGFVALLIVLGVMAPKNAPSFVFTEFVNSSGWSNDGVSWLVGLISAVYDAACHMAEEIPDAPPNVPFAMVGSLVANGLMGLTYCTVLLFSTGSLESLLTTPTGFPFMQIYLDATRSRAGATVLSLLLIVMATAATVGGITSASVPFDASFSYVNKRQQVPLEAMVFVTTSQMLLEFLYLVSSTAFNAVLSMAIIGIYISYSIPIVYMLLSGRNKLTWNEYEPFKLGSFLGPLLNVISLVWMTVVIIFSPFPSSQPVTAQNMNYYTVVMAGWLLFGLLYYFLKGKAKFEVPIAVSDVVEGAGSN is encoded by the exons ATGGATTCCAACAAAGTGAAGACTTTAGAGCCCCTGGACACAGTTGATTCTATCCCCGGCCGTGTGGTagccgccgatgaagagcGCCTTGCGCAACTTGGGCACCAGAAAGAGCTCAAACGGCAATTTTCCCTGACGACTTTGGGAGCTCTTTGTCTGTATCTCATGGCAACATGGGAAGCAACGTCCACCGTTATCGCCCAAGCATTGCTGAGTG GCTCCCAACTCCGGCCACCGATCGCCTTCGATAGCTACAATTACATTCTACATCGTCTATATT TCTGCATTGCATCATCACTTGGCGAAATTGCATCGATCTACTCAACTGCTGGAGGTACGTGCCCGTATACGAACCCCTTTTCTAAGCCAAATGAGCTCGGGGAGTCTAATCAACGATTTCCACCAGGCCAATATCACTGGGTAGCAGCACTTTCTCCACCCCGTAGCCGATGCCTCGCGGCGCTCACGACCGGATGGgtctccgtcggcggcctAATAGTCTTCTGTGcatcagccgcgttcgcagCCGGCCTGCAGACCCAATTCCTAATCATCATGAACGAGGACTCATATATACCGCAAAGATGGCAGGGCTTGCTCTTCTACTTGGCGATCCTGCTATATGCAGGTGTCATGAACATTTGGGGTTCCCAGCTGCTTCCCCATGCCAACATGATTTCAG ATCAAGGTGTAATCCACGTCGCGGGTTTTGTGGCTCTACTCATCGTCCTTGGTGTCATGGCCCCTAAAAACGCCCCGTCGTTTGTGTTCACCGAGTTCGTCAACAGCAGCGGTTGGAGTAATGATGGCGTTTCTTGGCTCGTGGGTCTAATCAGCGCCGT ATACGACGCTGCTTGCCACATGGCGGAAGAAATCCCCGACGCACCTCCGAATGTCCCCTTTGCTATGGTCGGCAGTTTGGTTGCGAATGGCCTGATGGGTCTCACCTACTGCAccgtccttcttttttcGACGGGTTCTCTCGAATCACTGTTGACCACACCTACTGGTTTCCCCTTCATGCAAATCTACCTGGATGCCACAAGATCCCGGGCTGGGGCAACAGTCTTATCGCTGTTGCTCATCGTTATGGCCACAGCTGCAAcggtcggcggcatcacctCAGCCTCCG TACCTTTTGACGCATCGTTCAGCTACGTCAATAAGCGGCAACAGGTTCCATTGGAGGCCATGGTCTTTGTCACCACGTCTCAGATGCTTCTTGAATTTCTCTACTTGGTGAGCAGCACCGCCTTCAATGCTGTGCTGTCTATGGCGATTATTGGAATCTATATTTCGTACAGCATCCCGATCGTTTATATGCTGCTATCGGGTAGGAATAAGCTCACGTGGAATGAGTACGAGCCGTTCAAACTTGGAAGCTTTCTCGGGCCCTTGCTCAACGTCATCAGTCTTGTTTGGATGACCGTTGTCATCATATTCAGCCcatttccttcttctcagcCTGTCACTGCCCAAAACATGAATTACTATACTGTTGTTATGGCAGGGTGGCTTCTTTTTGGGCTGTTGTACTATTTCTTGAAAGGGAAGGCCAAGTTCGAGGTTCCGATTGCGGTTTCAGATGTAGTCGAAGGGGCGGGAAGCAACTGA
- a CDS encoding Putative fumarylacetoacetase produces the protein MKSWLPILPRSHFSLLNIPFGVISSKDKQLHRPAVAVGSHVLDLDAFTTGGGFRKATDLPPESLKVFSQPTLNAFAELGRPVHRAVRSYLQDVFLESTPHPEILKDNEALRTASLRPITDISLHLPLAIGDYTDFFAGRNHAHNVGVLFRGPANALQPNYNHLPVAYHGRASSVVVSGTPLRRPWGQALPAPGATEPVFRPCARLDIELEMGMFISKPNGLGNPVSVKDAEDHIFGYVLMNDWSARDIQQWEYVPLGPFNAKNFGTTISPWVVLADALEPFRTKGLENDVQVQSYLRDERSDNVLGIKLEVSLSPSEGEETTITRTSAKNMLWSWSQMVAHHSISGCNLRPGDLFGSGTISGSEPGTQGSLLEQSQGGKTPIKLSGGHERKFIQDGDTVVIRGWAGEQDGELVGFGECTGQILPPLSL, from the exons ATGAAGTCTTGGTTGCCCATCCTGCCGCGGTCGCACTTTTCCCTGCTTAACATCCCCTTTGGTGTAATATCCAGCAAAGACAAACAATTACACCGGcccgctgtcgccgtcggcagtCATGTTCTGGACCTGGATGCTTTCACGACTGGAGGCGGCTTCAGAAAGGCGACGGATCTGCCACCTGAGAGCTTGAAGGTGTTTTCGCAACCTACACTCAACGCTTTTGCCGAACTCGGACGGCCAGTACATCGCGCAGTCCGTTCCTACTTGCAAGATGTGTTTCTCGAAAGCACGCCTCATCCCGAGATTCTGAAGGATAACGAGGCTCTGAGAACGGCTTCTCTGAGACCTATTACAGATATCTCGTTGCATCTCCCTCTTGCCATTGGGGATTACACAGATTTCTTCGCCGGACGAAACCACGCCCACAACGTCGGCGTCCTATTCCGCGGACCGGCCAACGCCCTTCAACCCAATTACAACCACCTGCCAGTCGCCTATCACGGTCGCGCAAGCTCTGTTGTTGTTTCGGGGACGCCTCTTCGTAGACCTTGGGGACAAGCGCTTCCCGCACCTGGTGCGACCGAGCCTGTCTTCCGGCCGTGTGCGCGCCTCGACATCGAGCTGGAGATGGGCATGTTCATCAGCAAGCCAAACGGGCTGGGCAACCCGGTTTccgtcaaggacgccgaAGACCACATTTTCGGCTATGTTCTCATGAATGACTGGAGTGCAAGGGATATCCAGCAGTGGGAATACGTGCCCCTGGGGCCGTTCAATGCCAAGAACTTTGGGACGACCATCAGCCCCTGGGTCGTGCTTGCGGATGCTCTTGAGCCTTTCAGAACTAAGGGGCTCGAGAATGATGTTCAAGTGCAAAGCTACCTCCGAGACGAGCGGTCCGATAACGTTTTAGGCATCAAGCTGGAGGTTTCCTTGTCTC CCTCAGAAGGCGAGGAAACGACCATCACTCGCACCTCTGCCAAGAACATGCTATGGTCGTGGTCGCAAATGGTGGCCCACCACTCGATTTCTGGCTGCAATCTTCGACCCGGTGATCTCTTCGGGTCGGGCACCATCTCTGGCAGTGAGCCAGGTACGCAGGGCAGCTTGCTGGAGCAGTCGCAGGGCGGAAAAACGCCAATCAAATTGAGCGGTGGACATGAGCGCAAGTTCATCCAAGACGGAGATACCGTGGTGATTCGGGGTTGGGCTGGCGAGCAGGACGGTGAACTTGTTGGCTTTGGGGAATGTACAGGCCAGATTCTGCCTCCTTTGTCGTTGTAG